CAAAAAAACCAAAATTTTACCCATAGTCAGGCATTATCATTGCATCATGTCTCTTTTTCCTCCAATGGCAAAAAACTGACCAGCGCCATGCCGTCAAAATCCACGGGAACCCGACGATTGACACCAAGCGTTTCAAATGAATACCCCTGCTCGGTCCGGCTTTGCCAGACCATCACCCCGTTGCCGTCCGCAATTCCCTCACGCACGGTGGACCAGACCATCTCGCGGGTGCGCAAGGACAGGTCACCCACATACACTCCGGCACGGATTTCCAGCATCCAGACGGCAAGACGCCCCCGCAGACGCGGCGGAACGCTCTCAACCACGATGACCGTCATCGCCATGCCCCTTCTCCTCCTCGAAAGCCGGCCCCGCAGCCTCGGGCGCAGGCTCAGGCAATTTTTTGCCCCCGGCGGCCAGAACTTCCTCAATCAACGGAATAATGCGTTTCAGCACCCGTTTCTTTCGAAACATGTTGCGGCAGGCAATGCGCGTTTCGCGCTCTGGGTCCGCAGGCTTGCCCGCGGCAACGCCGAACGCGGCCGGAACAACGGTCTCGAACTTGATGAGGTCCGCGATGTCATACACGAACGAACGGGGTTTTCCCGTATGCAGGAAACCGATTGCCGGCGCATACCCGGCTGCGAGAATGGCGGCCTCGCTGATCCCGTAGAGGCACGACGTGGCCGCGCTCAGGCACTGGTTCGGAACGTCTCCGCTCGAAAAACTCCCGGGATCGTATCGCCGCCCGGACCACTCAACGCGATAGAGCTTGGCCATCTGCTTGTACATAGCGCGCACGCGTGCGCCCTCCATGCCGCGCAGCTGCTCCACGCTGCGGCCGCCCGGGGCGTTGCCGCCAAAGCGGATCTCGTACATCCTGCGCACCACGTTGAGCCGCGCGGTGTCGTCAAGGGCGAGTGAGGCCTGCCAAAGCAACTTGTCGCTACGTGCGCCTCCGGGCTGCCCGGCGGCGTAGAGCCGCACACCGGCCTCCCCCACCCACACAAGCAGGGTGCCGGAACGGGCCGCAAGAGTCACTGCGGCATGCGAAACGCGTATGCCGGGTTCCAGCAGAATGCAGCACACCCCGCCCACCGGCACGTGCACCCGCACGCCTTCCGCATCCACCAGCACAAAGGAGCCATCCAGCACATCCAACCGGCCTTTTTCCAGAAAGACCATGCTGGACCGCTCCTTCAGCGGCAACGGTCTGAGCTTCGGCAGCATCACGCCCGCCTTACCAGCAACAGCCCGAAACCAAAGCCCTTGGCAGCGCCCACCCCCTGGAAAAGGGCTTTTTTCAGTAGCGCGGCATCGGAAACCGTGGCAAACCCGCACACATCAATACGCGAAAGCACCACATCCTTGCTGCCGCCCCTGTACCCGAAACGGCTCTGGTCATAGGCCTCCGCCATGACAGTTTCCTTTTCCAGT
The sequence above is a segment of the Paucidesulfovibrio gracilis DSM 16080 genome. Coding sequences within it:
- the cas2e gene encoding type I-E CRISPR-associated endoribonuclease Cas2e codes for the protein MAMTVIVVESVPPRLRGRLAVWMLEIRAGVYVGDLSLRTREMVWSTVREGIADGNGVMVWQSRTEQGYSFETLGVNRRVPVDFDGMALVSFLPLEEKET
- the cas1e gene encoding type I-E CRISPR-associated endonuclease Cas1e, with product MLPKLRPLPLKERSSMVFLEKGRLDVLDGSFVLVDAEGVRVHVPVGGVCCILLEPGIRVSHAAVTLAARSGTLLVWVGEAGVRLYAAGQPGGARSDKLLWQASLALDDTARLNVVRRMYEIRFGGNAPGGRSVEQLRGMEGARVRAMYKQMAKLYRVEWSGRRYDPGSFSSGDVPNQCLSAATSCLYGISEAAILAAGYAPAIGFLHTGKPRSFVYDIADLIKFETVVPAAFGVAAGKPADPERETRIACRNMFRKKRVLKRIIPLIEEVLAAGGKKLPEPAPEAAGPAFEEEKGHGDDGHRG